Proteins from a genomic interval of Capsicum annuum cultivar UCD-10X-F1 chromosome 4, UCD10Xv1.1, whole genome shotgun sequence:
- the LOC107867356 gene encoding double-stranded RNA-binding protein 1, translated as MANKDVSTCYVFKSRLQEYAQKVGLPTPVYETTKEGPSHEPMFTSTVIVNNVRYESLPGFFNRKAAEQSAAEVALMRLVNSGSMENLSQPVHETGLCKNLLQEYAQKMNFAIPKYECRRYDPEGKVITFSCTVDVGGMRYVGAAARTKKEAEIKAARTALLAIQSSSTGPNGYSAYTVLPMKKVTDLSISNQESAAALKPKKNRFKKKKKRNVCTRNTGDVQVQMVNQGTESPAPLAPTMGDPAPFNISSSVENRTALVVSQNDRGTSTLGINSQFGGAGTAEGNAVIGVEQVTSEVHSSTVVITWRNNSHVR; from the exons ATGGCTAACAAAG ATGTGTCAACTTGTTATGTTTTCAAAAGCCGACTGCAAGAATATGCGCAGAAAGTTGGACTTCCTACCCCTGTTTATGAGACTACAAAGGAAGGACCCTCTCATGAGCCTATGTTTACGTCAACAGTCATTGTGAACAATGTTAGGTATGAATCTCTACCTGGATTTTTCAATCGCAAGGCGGCGGAGCAATCAGCTGCTGAAGTTGCACTCATGAGACTTGTAAACTCCGGGTCAATGGAAAACCTTTCTCAGCCAGTG CACGAAACAGGCTTGTGCAAGAATTTGCTCCAAGAGTACGCTCAAAAGATGAATTTTGCTATTCCTAAATATGAATGTCGGAGGTATGACCCAGAAGGCAAAGTGATAACATTTTCATGTACCGTAGATGTAGGGGGAATGAGATATGTTGGAGCAGCAGCTAGAACAAAGAAGGAAGCAGAGATCAAAGCTGCTAGAACTGCATTGTTGGCCATTCAGTCTAGTAGTACGGGGCCTAATGGCTATTCTGCATACACTGTCCTTCCAATGAAGAAGGTCACAGATTTGTCCATCAGCAACCAGGAGAGTGCAGCAGCTCTGAAACCAAAGAAAAACagattcaagaaaaagaagaagaggaatgTATGCACGAGGAACACTGGTGACGTGCAAGTTCAGATGGTCAATCAAGGTACAGAATCACCTGCACCTCTTGCCCCCACTATGGGTGATCCAGCTCCATTCAACATTTCGAGTTCTGTTGAGAACAGAACAGCATTAGTGGTGAGCCAAAATGATCGTGGAACTTCAACTCTTGGAATCAATTCTCAGTTTGGTGGAGCAGGTACGGCTGAGGGAAATGCTGTTATTGGAGTTGAGCAGGTTACTTCAGAAGTACATAGTTCAACGGTTGTGATTACTTGGAGAAACAACTCTCATGTACGATAG